From the genome of Candidatus Dormiibacterota bacterium, one region includes:
- a CDS encoding Imm8 family immunity protein, whose amino-acid sequence MKGTMATVFPELKSLTSPDLTQDQEPVDPADASVLFEASIGPKGQEGTEAFSFVAITPRALARDHGTRWGRGYLILNHVSWAGVEAAVRNLISHCSGDSWAQVAERLNREMHWELEAYRK is encoded by the coding sequence ATGAAGGGAACGATGGCAACAGTTTTCCCAGAGCTGAAATCATTGACCAGTCCCGATCTGACTCAAGACCAGGAGCCGGTGGACCCAGCTGACGCGTCGGTGCTGTTCGAAGCGAGCATTGGCCCGAAAGGTCAAGAGGGCACGGAGGCGTTCTCATTCGTGGCTATCACCCCGCGTGCACTGGCTCGGGACCACGGTACTCGTTGGGGTCGCGGCTATCTGATTCTGAACCATGTCTCGTGGGCGGGCGTCGAAGCAGCCGTTCGCAACTTGATCTCGCACTGCTCGGGGGACAGTTGGGCACAGGTTGCCGAACGGCTCAACCGCGAGATGCACTGGGAACTCGAGGCTTACCGAAAATGA
- a CDS encoding ATP-binding protein — translation MAATERGSRSSGGEGAGAAGGNGSGDRPGSRRDLLQEMVALGDASNRILRENDFDSICRLFLDAIREHTGYRRAVLSLFGEDGRDVQTFFTGFTDEEIDYFHRHKPTLNERTAIIQERFRIGHAYLAPAAECDGGGLRPGLARDLLFIPLPGSGSAQVGAVLLFAADDTARPAAEDLAPLELFAAQVAHAIQKKLLDQKITAMQARLLTVQSQLMQAEKMSAIGLLISSVTHELNNPLSGVMGFAQLLLQGELNPKVRKHLERIYNEAVRSQKIVQNLLSFSRRHKPEKTQQNLNDVIDGVIELRAYQLQVDNVEVVRHYDPRLPKTMLDFHQLQQVILNVVNNAHQAMMEVADRPRRLVITTERREESLRASFGDSGTGIGSDRLESIFDPFFTTKKSGKGTGLGLSVSRAIIKDHQGSMNAESVVGEGTTIHVDLPLLRDPGAAAGTEGDGKKAASPLRPMRLLVVDDESILVELLVEFLKTVGHKVDDARNGQKALELATANDYDAILTDLKMPGLDGQGLYERLCKIKPQMARRFIFSTGDLANPRTQTFFQTAGCPYLSKPFKLEAVLKLLEQISRSTRAA, via the coding sequence GTGGCCGCCACGGAGCGCGGCTCCCGTTCGAGCGGTGGGGAGGGGGCCGGGGCGGCAGGGGGGAACGGCTCCGGCGACCGTCCCGGATCACGGCGCGACCTGCTTCAAGAGATGGTCGCACTGGGCGACGCCTCGAACCGAATCCTCCGGGAAAACGATTTCGATTCGATCTGTCGGCTGTTCCTGGATGCGATCCGTGAGCACACCGGTTACCGGCGTGCGGTCCTGTCGCTGTTCGGCGAAGACGGGCGGGACGTGCAGACCTTCTTCACCGGCTTCACCGACGAGGAGATCGACTACTTCCACCGCCACAAGCCGACCCTGAACGAGCGGACGGCGATCATCCAGGAACGTTTCCGGATCGGACACGCGTACCTGGCCCCCGCGGCCGAATGCGACGGCGGCGGCCTGCGCCCGGGGTTGGCGCGCGACCTCCTGTTCATCCCGCTGCCGGGCTCCGGGTCCGCGCAGGTCGGCGCCGTGCTGCTGTTCGCCGCGGACGATACGGCCCGGCCCGCAGCCGAGGATCTGGCTCCGCTGGAGCTGTTCGCGGCCCAGGTGGCGCACGCCATCCAGAAGAAGCTGCTCGATCAGAAGATCACCGCCATGCAGGCGCGCCTCCTGACGGTGCAATCGCAGCTCATGCAGGCGGAAAAGATGTCGGCCATCGGCCTGTTGATCTCCAGCGTGACGCACGAGCTCAACAACCCCCTGAGCGGCGTCATGGGATTCGCGCAGCTCCTGCTGCAGGGCGAGCTCAATCCGAAAGTACGCAAGCACCTGGAGCGGATCTACAACGAGGCGGTGCGCTCGCAGAAGATCGTGCAGAACCTCCTGTCCTTCTCCCGCCGCCACAAGCCGGAGAAGACGCAGCAGAACCTCAACGACGTGATCGACGGGGTCATCGAGCTGCGCGCCTACCAGCTCCAGGTGGACAACGTCGAGGTGGTCCGGCACTACGACCCGAGACTGCCGAAGACGATGCTCGACTTCCATCAGCTCCAGCAGGTCATCCTGAACGTGGTGAACAACGCGCACCAGGCGATGATGGAGGTCGCCGACCGCCCCAGGCGTCTCGTGATCACGACCGAAAGGCGGGAAGAGTCGCTGCGGGCCAGCTTCGGCGACAGCGGCACCGGCATCGGCTCCGACCGGCTCGAGTCGATATTCGACCCGTTCTTCACGACCAAGAAGAGCGGCAAAGGGACCGGTCTCGGCCTGAGCGTGTCCCGCGCGATCATCAAGGACCACCAGGGATCGATGAACGCCGAGAGCGTGGTCGGCGAGGGGACGACGATCCACGTGGACCTGCCGCTGCTGCGGGATCCCGGCGCGGCGGCCGGGACGGAGGGGGACGGGAAGAAGGCCGCGTCGCCCTTGCGGCCGATGCGCCTGCTGGTCGTCGACGACGAGTCGATCCTGGTCGAGCTTCTCGTCGAGTTCCTCAAGACCGTGGGTCACAAGGTCGACGACGCCCGCAACGGTCAGAAGGCGCTCGAGCTCGCGACCGCGAACGACTACGACGCCATCCTGACCGATCTGAAGATGCCCGGTCTCGACGGCCAGGGCCTCTACGAGAGACTCTGCAAGATCAAGCCGCAGATGGCCCGCCGGTTCATCTTCTCGACCGGAGACCTGGCGAATCCCCGCACGCAGACCTTCTTCCAGACCGCCGGCTGCCCCTACCTCAGCAAGCCGTTCAAGCTCGAAGCGGTCCTGAAACTGCTCGAGCAGATCAGTCGCTCCACGCGCGCTGCCTGA
- a CDS encoding S41 family peptidase, translated as MTDPVERTGALGAGGHTRRWTALLMTGALLQGCAVLALPVDLRAQEQQDGEPPAAAPALDAMSLEDLVKRGNEARHAGRMREAIALFQKARDRAPHSYEIRVLLADTLRRVAESERALPEYEAAQRIDPARPEGYTGKALILRTRYDDEAAAALLQDGLARVGAGHRSELLLVLAETRRRERRLDEAARLFGEILEAHTQDAPARAGLARVAEDRGDLDGAIQDWDAYLGTKADDEAAALRRQELRELRASIEALRRTAARRGADANVLIELGRLLFVAGDAQGAAGSYRKALSIDPEKVEARRGLAVALRETGSDGALEAAREFRRLLKRRPADGVALYSLLGLAVAGGSDDDEEAAWRALVVARPDDLFALRGWTTSLERRGPEVLARAIEEARAGDDGPAAPIRLRRLTLLLATAGRFPEAADALYRMLLLDPTDPWSLEIANDVLFLDPGLQTALADRLGADLKKDTTANGPSVPPDSAAPQVLLARLAWWAGRGEEAVVILRQAVAAHPGSALVHSALGEAYQGIAGRSDLAVTELQHAVTLDPARPAAHVDLALTLLRMGRSKQSEAAARRCLERAPDLSPALSVLGAALADQGKFESAASAYASALLADPADNFGLARGQLPIVLAALGRNVEARRNLRGAVPPIPEMLYREAWAFARDSCRDRAFNGQNWLAWRTRYRGALRTENDAYRAITAMLSSLGDPYTRLRDPEETAALFLTRRGSSVGTDPLGRVSAQSKTVTTGELPGGLGYIRLGNFTDPNLVAEVRAALESMRRKEGIVLDLRGNSGGLSRSADEIGNLLVGPGKEAGRDASDAGEISQVTGGDGALTDSPLTVLVDGQTGSAAERLARTLTNTGRASLAGDPTFGKGRAQMSRVLPGGTTVLVSNSEMLGPDGRPLQGKGLVPTRRSPLPAPPGAAPAPNPAPTP; from the coding sequence GTGACGGATCCTGTCGAACGAACCGGCGCTCTCGGCGCGGGCGGACACACGCGGCGCTGGACCGCTCTCCTCATGACGGGCGCGCTCCTGCAGGGGTGCGCGGTCCTCGCCCTGCCTGTGGATCTGCGCGCGCAGGAGCAGCAGGACGGCGAGCCGCCGGCGGCCGCTCCGGCGCTCGATGCGATGTCGCTCGAGGACCTGGTGAAGCGCGGGAACGAGGCGCGGCACGCCGGTCGGATGCGCGAGGCGATCGCATTGTTCCAGAAGGCTCGCGATCGCGCGCCGCACTCCTACGAGATCCGGGTGCTGCTGGCCGACACGTTACGCCGCGTCGCGGAGTCGGAGCGGGCGCTGCCGGAGTACGAAGCGGCGCAGCGGATCGACCCCGCGCGCCCCGAGGGGTACACGGGCAAGGCGCTCATTCTGAGAACGCGGTACGACGACGAGGCCGCGGCGGCGCTGTTGCAGGACGGGCTGGCCAGGGTGGGGGCAGGGCACCGGTCCGAGCTTCTTCTCGTCCTGGCGGAGACCCGCCGCCGCGAGAGGCGTCTCGACGAAGCCGCGCGGTTGTTCGGAGAGATCCTCGAGGCGCACACTCAAGACGCGCCGGCTCGCGCCGGGCTGGCGCGTGTCGCTGAGGATCGCGGCGACCTGGACGGCGCAATCCAGGACTGGGACGCCTACCTGGGAACCAAGGCGGACGACGAGGCGGCGGCCCTGCGGCGGCAGGAGCTGCGCGAGCTGCGCGCCTCGATCGAGGCGTTGCGCCGGACCGCCGCGCGGCGGGGCGCAGACGCGAACGTCTTGATCGAGCTGGGGCGGCTCTTGTTCGTGGCCGGCGACGCGCAGGGAGCGGCCGGGTCGTATCGTAAGGCCCTGAGCATCGATCCGGAGAAGGTCGAGGCGCGGCGCGGGCTGGCGGTCGCCCTGCGCGAGACCGGTTCCGACGGCGCGCTCGAGGCGGCGCGCGAGTTCAGGCGCCTGTTGAAGCGGCGGCCGGCCGACGGCGTGGCGCTGTACAGCCTGCTGGGGCTCGCCGTCGCCGGGGGAAGCGACGATGACGAGGAGGCCGCCTGGCGGGCCCTCGTGGTGGCCCGGCCGGACGACCTGTTCGCGCTGCGCGGCTGGACGACATCCCTGGAGCGCCGGGGACCGGAGGTCCTCGCCCGCGCGATCGAGGAGGCGCGGGCCGGCGACGACGGACCGGCGGCGCCGATCAGGCTGCGACGCCTGACCCTCCTCCTGGCGACGGCGGGACGCTTTCCGGAGGCGGCCGACGCGCTGTACCGGATGCTCCTCCTCGACCCGACCGATCCCTGGAGCCTCGAGATCGCCAACGACGTCCTGTTTCTCGACCCGGGACTCCAGACCGCGCTGGCCGATCGGCTGGGCGCCGACCTGAAGAAGGATACGACGGCGAACGGACCATCCGTTCCGCCGGACTCGGCCGCGCCGCAGGTCCTCCTGGCGCGGTTGGCGTGGTGGGCCGGGCGCGGCGAAGAGGCGGTCGTGATCCTGCGGCAGGCGGTCGCGGCGCACCCCGGATCGGCCCTCGTGCACTCGGCGCTCGGCGAGGCGTACCAGGGGATCGCCGGCCGGTCCGACCTGGCGGTCACCGAGCTGCAGCACGCGGTGACGCTCGATCCGGCGCGTCCGGCCGCCCATGTCGATCTGGCGCTGACCCTCCTGCGCATGGGGCGGTCGAAGCAGTCCGAGGCGGCCGCGCGGCGCTGCCTGGAACGCGCGCCCGACCTCTCACCGGCGCTGTCGGTGCTGGGCGCCGCGCTCGCGGATCAAGGGAAATTCGAGTCGGCGGCGTCGGCCTATGCTTCGGCGCTCCTGGCCGATCCCGCGGACAACTTCGGCCTGGCGCGCGGTCAGCTCCCGATCGTGCTCGCGGCCTTGGGCCGCAACGTCGAGGCCCGCAGGAATCTGCGGGGAGCGGTGCCGCCGATCCCCGAGATGCTGTACCGCGAGGCGTGGGCCTTCGCGCGCGACTCGTGCCGCGATCGCGCCTTCAACGGCCAGAACTGGCTGGCCTGGAGGACACGCTATCGGGGGGCGCTGCGGACCGAAAACGACGCGTATCGCGCCATCACCGCGATGCTGTCCTCGCTGGGCGATCCGTACACGCGGCTGCGCGACCCGGAGGAGACCGCGGCGCTGTTCCTGACGCGGCGCGGTTCTTCGGTCGGAACCGACCCGCTCGGTCGCGTCTCCGCGCAGAGCAAGACGGTGACCACCGGGGAGCTGCCCGGCGGTCTCGGCTACATCCGGCTGGGCAACTTCACCGACCCGAACCTCGTCGCCGAGGTGCGCGCGGCGCTCGAATCGATGCGCCGGAAGGAAGGGATCGTCCTGGACCTGCGCGGCAACAGCGGCGGCCTGTCGCGCTCGGCGGACGAGATCGGCAACCTCCTGGTCGGTCCCGGCAAGGAGGCGGGCCGGGACGCATCGGACGCCGGGGAGATCTCGCAGGTCACCGGGGGAGACGGAGCCCTGACCGACAGCCCGCTCACGGTTCTGGTGGACGGGCAGACCGGCAGCGCGGCCGAAAGGCTGGCGCGCACTCTGACGAACACCGGCCGCGCCTCGCTCGCGGGAGACCCGACGTTCGGCAAGGGCCGGGCGCAGATGTCGCGCGTGCTCCCGGGCGGGACGACCGTCCTGGTCTCCAACAGCGAGATGCTCGGGCCCGACGGGCGGCCGCTGCAGGGGAAAGGACTGGTCCCCACGCGCCGGTCGCCCCTTCCGGCGCCGCCGGGCGCCGCACCGGCACCGAATCCGGCGCCGACACCCTGA